A portion of the Parambassis ranga chromosome 22, fParRan2.1, whole genome shotgun sequence genome contains these proteins:
- the LOC114427882 gene encoding dapper homolog 1-like isoform X2, protein MPQVSAESAGEMLLPGAPRRDGAGDAAERSRSVRERLGAAVSGLSELELLRQRQEVLVRAALERREERREEKLLEENILLLRKQLSCLRMRDAGLISQLQELDRQINDLRLDTEPSHDQPEADSRPSSGFYELSDAASASLSNSSNSVFNGPADCLECDGLVGGLCDDSSFSGTIHRSLSALYPPTVDAASLVASSDTRSKYLCDLVTWNGSETYHFPSPLHAPVVQSPALLQGYGGQGRDEAGTPETSSPPVSVVPQSSSWPALSSTQTTSHKRLDSYIYSLLQRRAQPVRTGRPRTSISTEPSKSILRQASLCARQLSGPGPGLVRGSELKPSPPAGGTSVEGVAMPSAQRQRSLEGKGEEQEIQNVFPGGGDCSSPHGSINKYNDSLLRKRSKGLLPHIALLPRDFRELSSPKANSSPMDTNKPCCPPDQELHLEASNPAETKNNHRSLQAEESCRVVLELDRQRSSKQSQDDRGGSHMVHRRFISTQQRCTSGCIGGSRNVKHTCNKEPSSGKRGVKSHLRSKKSRLPEDGSSTHIRVSRRSVSSRMKRPPASIPEGRVLDRQASGLGSMRPGVFKCYHHGNHHHHHHHGRDQVVVIAKPKYKRSEYCRLRAPPEALYEEAFRRVQLRHRKEPVSGSTVCPPSSSPYSYTAGSDSEYSAECASLFHSTIVDTSEDERSNYTTNCFGDSESSEEEYVESTTTGSDTEESGGGGAGGGAGAVCRGRGPSGAAGAGAAGQERIKASRNLKKKILRFRSGSLKLMTTV, encoded by the exons CTCTGTCCGGGAGCGGCTGGGTGCCGCTGTGTCCGGGCTCAGCGAGCTGGAGCTCctgcggcagcggcaggaggtGCTGGTCCGGGCCGCGCTGGAACGCAGAGAGGAGCGCAGAGAGGAGAAGCTCCTGGAGGAGAACATCCTGCTGCTCAGGAAACAGCTG AGCTGTCTGAGGATGCGGGACGCCGGACTCATCAGTCAGCTACAGGAGCTGGACCGACAGATCAATGACCTGCGACTGGACACGGAGCCGTCACATGACCAGCCAGAGGCGGACAGCAGACCGAGCTCAG GTTTCTACGAACTGAGTGACGCTGCGTCTGCCTCGCTCTCTAACTCGTCCAACTCCGTCTTCA atGGTCCGGCCGACTGTTTGGAGTGTGACGGACTTGTTGGAGGACTTTGTGATGACTCCTCTTTCTCGGGGACGATCCACCGCTCGCTCTCAGCTCTCTACCCGCCCACGGTGGATGCTGCCTCTCTGGTGGCTTCCAGTGATACCCGCTCCAAGTACCTCTGTGACCTGGTGACTTGGAATGGCAGTGAAACGTACCACTTCCCAAGCCCGCTGCACGCCCCGGTAGTCCAAAGCCCTGCCCTCTTACAGGGTTATGGAGGTCAGGGCAGAGATGAGGCGGGAACACCAGaaacctcctctcctcctgtttctgtTGTTCCTCAGAGCTCCTCCTGGCCGGCCCTGTCCTCCACCCAAACTACTTCACACAAGCGACTGGACAGCTACATCTACAGTCTGCTGCAGCGCAGGGCCCAGCCTGTCAGGACCGGCAGACCCAGGACCAGTATCAGCACAGAACCATCTAAGAGCATACTGAGGCAGGCCAGTCTGTGTGCTCGGCAGCTGTCCGGGCCTGGTCCTGGTTTAGTGAGGGGGTCTGAACTCAAACCCTCCCCACCGGCTGGAGGCACATCAGTGGAAGGTGTTGCCATGCCGTCTGCTCAGAGGCAGAGGTCTTTGGAGGGTAaaggggaggagcaggagatcCAGAATGTTTTTCCAGGTGGAGgtgactgcagctctcctcatggATCTATAAACAAGTACAATGACAGTctcctgaggaagaggagcaaagGGCTTCTTCCTCACATAGCTCTGCTGCCGAGAGACTTCAGGGAACTGAGCAGTCCCAAAGCTAACTCTTCCCCCATGGACACCAACAAGCCATGCTGTCCTCCAGACCAGGAGCTGCACCTGGAAGCATCCAACCCAGCGGAGACCAAGAACAACCACAGGTCACTCCAAGCAGAGGAAAGCTGCAGGGTGGTGCTGGAGCTGGACCGCCAGAGGTCCTCCAAGCAGAGCCAGGATGACAGAGGAGGCAGTCACATGGTCCACAGACGGTTTATCTCCACCCAGCAGCGCTGCACTAGCGGCTGCATAGGTGGCAGCAGGAATGTGAAGCACACGTGTAACAAAGAGCCCTCATCAGGGAAGAGAGGGGTTAAATCCCACCTCAGGTCTAAAAAGTCCCGCCTGCCGGAGGATGGGAGCTCCACTCACATTAGGGTGTCCAGAAGAAGTGTCTCCTCCAGGATGAAACGCCCCCCTGCCTCCATCCCAGAGGGCAGAGTCCTGGACAGACAGGCGTCAGGACTAGGCAGCATGCGGCCAGGTGTGTTTAAGTGttatcaccatggaaaccaccatcaccaccatcaccatggACGTGATCAGGTCGTGGTCATTGCCAAACCAAAGTACAAGCGCAGTGAATACTGCCGGCTGCGTGCGCCCCCGGAGGCTCTGTATGAGGAGGCCTTCAGGCGGGTCCAGCTGCGGCACAGAAAGGAGCCTGTGAGCGGGTCCACAGTGTGCCCCCCCTCCTCAAGCCCATATTCTTACACTGCAGGAAGTGACTCCGAGTATTCGGCCGAGTGTGCGTCACTCTTTCACTCCACCATCGTGGACACCAGTGAAGACGAGAGGTCTAACTACACCACAAACTGCTTCGGAGACAGCGAGTCCAGTGAGGAAGAGTACGTGGAGAGCACGACCACCGGCAGCGACACCGAGGAGAGTGGGGGAGGGGGAGCTGGGGGCGGGGCGGGCGCAGTCTGCAGGGGAAGGGGGCCGTCAGGGGCCGCTGGGGCTGGGGCCGCTGGGCAGGAAAGGATTAAAGCCTCTCGCAACTTGAAGAAGAAGATCCTCCGCTTCCGGTCGGGCTCATTAAAACTCATGACCACCGTATGA
- the LOC114427882 gene encoding dapper homolog 1-like isoform X1: MPQVSAESAGEMLLPGAPRRDGAGDAAERSRSVRERLGAAVSGLSELELLRQRQEVLVRAALERREERREEKLLEENILLLRKQLSCLRMRDAGLISQLQELDRQINDLRLDTEPSHDQPEADSRPSSGFYELSDAASASLSNSSNSVFSECFCTTADADGRLPSSNGPADCLECDGLVGGLCDDSSFSGTIHRSLSALYPPTVDAASLVASSDTRSKYLCDLVTWNGSETYHFPSPLHAPVVQSPALLQGYGGQGRDEAGTPETSSPPVSVVPQSSSWPALSSTQTTSHKRLDSYIYSLLQRRAQPVRTGRPRTSISTEPSKSILRQASLCARQLSGPGPGLVRGSELKPSPPAGGTSVEGVAMPSAQRQRSLEGKGEEQEIQNVFPGGGDCSSPHGSINKYNDSLLRKRSKGLLPHIALLPRDFRELSSPKANSSPMDTNKPCCPPDQELHLEASNPAETKNNHRSLQAEESCRVVLELDRQRSSKQSQDDRGGSHMVHRRFISTQQRCTSGCIGGSRNVKHTCNKEPSSGKRGVKSHLRSKKSRLPEDGSSTHIRVSRRSVSSRMKRPPASIPEGRVLDRQASGLGSMRPGVFKCYHHGNHHHHHHHGRDQVVVIAKPKYKRSEYCRLRAPPEALYEEAFRRVQLRHRKEPVSGSTVCPPSSSPYSYTAGSDSEYSAECASLFHSTIVDTSEDERSNYTTNCFGDSESSEEEYVESTTTGSDTEESGGGGAGGGAGAVCRGRGPSGAAGAGAAGQERIKASRNLKKKILRFRSGSLKLMTTV, translated from the exons CTCTGTCCGGGAGCGGCTGGGTGCCGCTGTGTCCGGGCTCAGCGAGCTGGAGCTCctgcggcagcggcaggaggtGCTGGTCCGGGCCGCGCTGGAACGCAGAGAGGAGCGCAGAGAGGAGAAGCTCCTGGAGGAGAACATCCTGCTGCTCAGGAAACAGCTG AGCTGTCTGAGGATGCGGGACGCCGGACTCATCAGTCAGCTACAGGAGCTGGACCGACAGATCAATGACCTGCGACTGGACACGGAGCCGTCACATGACCAGCCAGAGGCGGACAGCAGACCGAGCTCAG GTTTCTACGAACTGAGTGACGCTGCGTCTGCCTCGCTCTCTAACTCGTCCAACTCCGTCTTCAGTGAGTGTTTTTGCACAACAGCCGACGCCGATGGACGCCTCCCGTCCTCAA atGGTCCGGCCGACTGTTTGGAGTGTGACGGACTTGTTGGAGGACTTTGTGATGACTCCTCTTTCTCGGGGACGATCCACCGCTCGCTCTCAGCTCTCTACCCGCCCACGGTGGATGCTGCCTCTCTGGTGGCTTCCAGTGATACCCGCTCCAAGTACCTCTGTGACCTGGTGACTTGGAATGGCAGTGAAACGTACCACTTCCCAAGCCCGCTGCACGCCCCGGTAGTCCAAAGCCCTGCCCTCTTACAGGGTTATGGAGGTCAGGGCAGAGATGAGGCGGGAACACCAGaaacctcctctcctcctgtttctgtTGTTCCTCAGAGCTCCTCCTGGCCGGCCCTGTCCTCCACCCAAACTACTTCACACAAGCGACTGGACAGCTACATCTACAGTCTGCTGCAGCGCAGGGCCCAGCCTGTCAGGACCGGCAGACCCAGGACCAGTATCAGCACAGAACCATCTAAGAGCATACTGAGGCAGGCCAGTCTGTGTGCTCGGCAGCTGTCCGGGCCTGGTCCTGGTTTAGTGAGGGGGTCTGAACTCAAACCCTCCCCACCGGCTGGAGGCACATCAGTGGAAGGTGTTGCCATGCCGTCTGCTCAGAGGCAGAGGTCTTTGGAGGGTAaaggggaggagcaggagatcCAGAATGTTTTTCCAGGTGGAGgtgactgcagctctcctcatggATCTATAAACAAGTACAATGACAGTctcctgaggaagaggagcaaagGGCTTCTTCCTCACATAGCTCTGCTGCCGAGAGACTTCAGGGAACTGAGCAGTCCCAAAGCTAACTCTTCCCCCATGGACACCAACAAGCCATGCTGTCCTCCAGACCAGGAGCTGCACCTGGAAGCATCCAACCCAGCGGAGACCAAGAACAACCACAGGTCACTCCAAGCAGAGGAAAGCTGCAGGGTGGTGCTGGAGCTGGACCGCCAGAGGTCCTCCAAGCAGAGCCAGGATGACAGAGGAGGCAGTCACATGGTCCACAGACGGTTTATCTCCACCCAGCAGCGCTGCACTAGCGGCTGCATAGGTGGCAGCAGGAATGTGAAGCACACGTGTAACAAAGAGCCCTCATCAGGGAAGAGAGGGGTTAAATCCCACCTCAGGTCTAAAAAGTCCCGCCTGCCGGAGGATGGGAGCTCCACTCACATTAGGGTGTCCAGAAGAAGTGTCTCCTCCAGGATGAAACGCCCCCCTGCCTCCATCCCAGAGGGCAGAGTCCTGGACAGACAGGCGTCAGGACTAGGCAGCATGCGGCCAGGTGTGTTTAAGTGttatcaccatggaaaccaccatcaccaccatcaccatggACGTGATCAGGTCGTGGTCATTGCCAAACCAAAGTACAAGCGCAGTGAATACTGCCGGCTGCGTGCGCCCCCGGAGGCTCTGTATGAGGAGGCCTTCAGGCGGGTCCAGCTGCGGCACAGAAAGGAGCCTGTGAGCGGGTCCACAGTGTGCCCCCCCTCCTCAAGCCCATATTCTTACACTGCAGGAAGTGACTCCGAGTATTCGGCCGAGTGTGCGTCACTCTTTCACTCCACCATCGTGGACACCAGTGAAGACGAGAGGTCTAACTACACCACAAACTGCTTCGGAGACAGCGAGTCCAGTGAGGAAGAGTACGTGGAGAGCACGACCACCGGCAGCGACACCGAGGAGAGTGGGGGAGGGGGAGCTGGGGGCGGGGCGGGCGCAGTCTGCAGGGGAAGGGGGCCGTCAGGGGCCGCTGGGGCTGGGGCCGCTGGGCAGGAAAGGATTAAAGCCTCTCGCAACTTGAAGAAGAAGATCCTCCGCTTCCGGTCGGGCTCATTAAAACTCATGACCACCGTATGA